From a region of the Neobacillus niacini genome:
- a CDS encoding manganese efflux pump MntP family protein → MIGELVTLILMAFALGMDAFSVGLGMGMFKLRLRQIFKIGITIGLFHVWMPLVGMLAGKFLSDKFGTFASIVGGLLLMVLGVQMIWSSLRKSEESVMTPVGFGLLIFATSVSLDSFSLGLTLGIYGAKTILVIICFGVVATILTWAGLLLGRKAQGWIGSYSEALGGSILLAFGIKLLLPFL, encoded by the coding sequence ATGATTGGAGAATTAGTGACGCTTATTTTAATGGCGTTTGCACTAGGAATGGATGCCTTTTCTGTAGGTCTAGGAATGGGCATGTTCAAGTTAAGGCTGCGGCAAATTTTTAAAATAGGAATTACGATTGGGTTATTTCATGTGTGGATGCCGCTTGTGGGCATGCTCGCGGGTAAATTTTTATCAGATAAGTTTGGGACCTTTGCATCCATAGTCGGTGGATTATTACTGATGGTGCTCGGGGTGCAAATGATTTGGTCAAGCCTCAGGAAAAGTGAGGAATCGGTGATGACACCGGTTGGATTTGGCTTATTAATCTTTGCAACGAGTGTGAGCCTCGATAGTTTTTCCCTTGGGCTTACGTTAGGGATCTATGGAGCAAAAACCATTTTGGTGATTATTTGCTTTGGGGTTGTTGCAACGATATTAACATGGGCAGGCTTGCTGCTTGGGAGAAAGGCTCAAGGCTGGATAGGCTCCTACAGCGAAGCACTTGGAGGAAGTATCCTGCTCGCATTTGGGATCAAATTACTTCTTCCTTTTTTATAA
- a CDS encoding low molecular weight protein arginine phosphatase: MKRILFVCTGNTCRSPMAEAILKSKKIDGLEVKSAGIYAATGSEASAHAKKVLEDHHIEHNHSSNMLTLESVHWADLILTMTGSHKNVILQQYPETAGKVFTLKEFTGEAYDIDVVDPFGGSVQIYQETYQELDKLITKAIEKM; encoded by the coding sequence ATGAAGCGCATTTTATTTGTTTGTACAGGTAATACTTGCAGGAGCCCTATGGCTGAAGCGATTTTAAAAAGTAAAAAGATTGACGGTCTAGAAGTGAAGTCTGCGGGGATTTATGCAGCAACGGGAAGTGAGGCGTCTGCTCATGCCAAAAAAGTCCTGGAAGATCATCATATCGAACATAATCATTCATCCAATATGCTAACCTTAGAATCTGTTCATTGGGCAGATTTAATCTTAACGATGACGGGTTCCCACAAAAATGTGATTCTTCAACAATATCCCGAAACAGCGGGTAAAGTTTTCACCTTAAAAGAGTTTACAGGTGAGGCCTATGATATCGATGTGGTCGATCCGTTTGGTGGAAGTGTGCAGATCTACCAGGAGACCTATCAAGAGCTCGACAAGTTAATAACAAAAGCAATTGAAAAAATGTAA